In Vibrio alginolyticus NBRC 15630 = ATCC 17749, the sequence TAAACGAATAACTGGCTTTCCTGCTTGCGGTTTTGCGTTCAACGTCTGTATTTCCCCCACGTTCAAGCCGGGATTATCCCAGCTGATGTGACACTAACCATTCACTTTTGAGGCGCGCATCATAATCACCAAAAGTGTGAAATTAAAGCATTTTCTTATCTTGAAACAGAAATAATTTTGCAGGAAAAAGCCATCATTCCTTACCATACTGTTTTTATGAGATTAATTGGCATCTAGACACAGTTTGATAGCACTAAACTTTGTTCAACAATTGTTTCAATTTCATGACCTTGAAAGTGGTCAATTATCAACCATACAGTTGAGATTGCAAGGATTGTAGGTGAGTTGTGATGTTAGATGTGGAAAGATTTCTTTATAATGACGATTACATTAATTGACTGGAATTCCAGTCAAAATTTTACAAGTTAGTCTTGGATAAACTATGAACGACGATTTTGAGAAAGATTTCAATCTTGGGGGGAGTGTAGAGCGAGCTTTGTCTGGCAACTACGAGCTTAAAGCTGGCGCGGTTTTTAACGAAGCTTGGCGAGCAACCATCCAGCACTTTTTATCATTTTCTCCTGCCATTATTGTATTGCTTTTTGTCCAGTTAGGTATTTTCTATATTGCATTAAAACTGCAGTTGGGCGATTTGACCGTTATTCTTGATGCGTTTGAGAACCCAGAGTCGTTCACAAACGATATTGTGTCTTCTATTTATGTCGCGAATTTCAGTTATGAGGTGATTAGCGCCCCAATTTATGCGGGGATAAGTTTGATGGCTATGAGTCATGTCGCTGGCTTAAAGACTAAGTTGCGCCATGTTGGAAAGGGGTTGCAGTTCACCATTCCTGTTATCCTAGCAACGCTCATGAGCTTAATGCTACAAGGTGTGGTTGGTATGATTTTTCCTTTACTGTCGCTGTATCTTTCCTTGGCATTTAGTCACTCTATTTTGTTGATTTGTGAGAAAAGGGTGCCACCAATGCAAGCGTTGCTGTTATCACTTCGCGCAATCAACAAGAAGATTTTTGTGGTCGCGGGGCTTTACTTAGGCGTGATGTTAATGTTTATTATTGCAGCAATGTTCTACGGTATTGGCTTGATTTTTGTGCTGCCATTCTTCTTCCATTTGAAAGGCATACTCTACCGCGAAATGTTTGGAATTAAGCTTAAGATCGTTACAACACAGAAAAACGATAATGATCACGATGGTAACTCACAGGTGTTTGATGCCTAATTCTTTGAAATCAATAAGTTTA encodes:
- a CDS encoding DUF2189 domain-containing protein, with protein sequence MNDDFEKDFNLGGSVERALSGNYELKAGAVFNEAWRATIQHFLSFSPAIIVLLFVQLGIFYIALKLQLGDLTVILDAFENPESFTNDIVSSIYVANFSYEVISAPIYAGISLMAMSHVAGLKTKLRHVGKGLQFTIPVILATLMSLMLQGVVGMIFPLLSLYLSLAFSHSILLICEKRVPPMQALLLSLRAINKKIFVVAGLYLGVMLMFIIAAMFYGIGLIFVLPFFFHLKGILYREMFGIKLKIVTTQKNDNDHDGNSQVFDA